A window from Argopecten irradians isolate NY chromosome 3, Ai_NY, whole genome shotgun sequence encodes these proteins:
- the LOC138318124 gene encoding patched domain-containing protein 3-like — MNFTRIYKKWEDILGTPFVKYGALVSRYPWHVLIACVTINSLLGLGLIWVKTETDTETLYTPQNSQSKADRATVQSIFTEDKSGTNFYGKSLTEENMYADVILRSKDGSNILTTKYVDEVERIYNFIKDNISITSNYSTLFLENICALRRGKCVVDGDIVFSTAFRTAMASNTIDYPLFDFEYLSALFGDAQSSGGYLTSAKMVRLYIFLRQDTVTAVEWSTAWEERLIEVLGSFSSPLMDIAYKTSGSLDTELDKNVNGDVLLFALTFTMMLTYAGIATSGGDCVSDRQNLGRAGVFATCFAILGAFGLVSLTGVDFVTIVGTLPFLIIGIGLDDMFILMSCLADCSSKSSIEEKIKETLRTGGVAITITSVTDFLAFAIGASASFISVRNFCIYAGVAVIFCYLNQLAIFVPCMVINERRVNRNNHCGTCRPIKPRKELRAEGKSVCYTFCCGGQPPRNRKDNESPLEKYPKRLFQFLVKNPLAKVGIIIMFIAYIAATVYGIMNFKRGLLLSYLVTKDSYFYTHSKLQEDHFTTEITIGFTITETLNYSDVTTQNQISDLFSDAVTDDDINPSIRSNWLADYKSSLFYSNVSEARFITGLKAFLILRTDHANDVVFNDNETNIVGARFFVFTKNLPESAQQGNIMLRMREVAYNSPLPVVCFSWPFVFFDEYASVFQITLTTVGVAIAAMFVVTIVFMPHPLLVACVTVTMVMICAGMFGFMYYWDLTLSAITMIDIVMSIGFSVDFSAHICHAYITVEGTTRKDRVHNALNRSGGPIINAALSSIMGIFILAFSSSYIFRSFFKLMFLVMVFGLGHALLLLPVIFSWVGPVTEETPSSADNEVRIQTISGPVDNQINANGSTPRKLQNGDKAGSMEDHSHDKAEPDMDKNGTYQPVELHSVSMTLDNSLSTNGHIATHL, encoded by the exons ATGAATTTTACCAGAATTTATAAAAAATGGGAGGACATACTTGGAACGCCCTTCGTGAAATATGGAGCGCTGGTGTCGAGATACCCCTGGCATGTGTTAATAGCCTGTGTGACTATCAACAGTCTCCTGGGACTTGGACTAATCTGGGTAAAAACTGAAACAGACACCGAAACCTTGTATACCCCACAGAACAGCCAGTCTAAGGCAGATCGAGCGACCGTCCAGTCCATCTTCACCGAAGATAAGTCCGGGACCAACTTTTACGGGAAAAGTCTAACGGAGGAGAACATGTATGCAGATGTTATATTAAGATCAAAAGATGGTTCTAATATTCTCACGACAAAATACGTGGACGAAGTGGAaagaatatataattttatcaaaGACAATATTAGCATAACAAGTAACTATTCTACCCTTTTTCTTGAGAATATTTGTGCCCTTAGAAGAGGTAAATGCGTTGTGGACGGGGACATTGTTTTCAGTACAGCGTTCCGCACAGCCATGGCTTCAAATACCATAGACTATCCACTGTTTGATTTTGAATATCTTAGTGCTTTGTTTGGAGATGCACAGTCATCAGGTGGCTACCTCACTTCCGCTAAGATGGTAAGACTATATATCTTTTTACGTCAGGACACGGTAACAGCAGTAGAATGGTCGACGGCCTGGGAAGAAAGACTGATAGAAGTACTAGGTTCTTTCTCCTCCCCTCTTATGGATATTGCTTATAAAACCTCAGGATCTCTAGATACTGAATTAGACAAAAATGTGAATGGAGATGTCTTACTCTTTGCACTTACCTTTACTATGATGTTGACGTATGCTGGCATCGCCACTTCCGGGGGTGACTGTGTTTCCGACAGACAAAATCTAGGTCGGGCAGGCGTTTTTGCAACATGCTTTGCAATCCTCGGAGCCTTCGGCCTGGTTAGTTTAACTGGTGTCGATTTTGTTACTATCGTAGGAACACTTCCTTTTCTGATCATAG GTATTGGTCTTGACGATATGTTCATTCTGATGTCCTGTCTGGCCGACTGCTCGTCGAAATCGTCTATAGAAGAAAAGATCAAGGAGACATTGAGAACAGGGGGCGTGGCTATAACCATAACATCAGTGACCGACTTTCTGGCGTTCGCCATTGGAGCATCTGCCTCTTTCATCAGTGTGAGGAACTTCTGCATATACGCTG GAGTTGCTGTCATCTTCTGCTACCTGAACCAACTGGCTATTTTTGTACCATGCATGGTAATCAACGAGCGACGAGTTAACCGAAATAATCATTGTGGTACATGCCGCCCTATAAAACCTCGCAAGGAGTTACGAGCGGAAGGAAAATCTGTTTGCTATACATTTTGTTGTGGCGGACAGCCCCCTAGAAATAGGAAAGACAATGAAAGTCCTTTGGAAAAATATCCGAAACGCCTGTTTCAGTTTCTGGTGAAAAATCCACTGGCAAAGGTCGGCATAATAATAATGTTTATCGCGTATATTGCAGCTACCGTTTATGGAATAATGAACTTCAAAAGGGGTTTATTACTCAGTTACTTGGTGACAAAAGATTCTTACTTCTATACACACAGTAAGCTCCAAGAGGATCACTTCACAACGGAAATTACGATAGGATTTACAATTACTGAGACATTGAACTATTCTGATGTTACCACTCAAAATCAAATATCCGACTTGTTTTCAGACGCCGTGACTGATGATGATATCAATCCAAGCATTAGATCAAACTGGCTCGCGGATTACAAGAGTTCCTTATTCTACAGTAATGTTAGTGAAGCGAGATTTATAACCGGCCTGAAGGCATTTCTAATACTCAGAACAGACCATGCTAATGATGTGGTGTTCAatgataatgaaacaaatatagtTGGTGCTAGGTTTTTCGTTTTTACGAAAAATCTGCCTGAATCAGCACAACAAGGAAACATAATGTTGCGAATGAGAGAGGTAGCATACAATTCCCCTTTACCAGTTGTTTGTTTTTCATGGCCATTTGTATTTTTTGATGAGTATGCTTCCGTGTTTCAGATAACATTAACAACAGTCGGGGTGGCAATAGCCGCCATGTTTGTGGTTACCATAGTATTCATGCCACATCCTTTACTTGTCGCGTGCGTGACCGTTACCATGGTAATGATATGTGCTGGTATGTTTGGCTTTATGTACTATTGGGACCTTACGTTGAGTGCTATTACTATGATCGACATTGTGATGAGTATAGGATTTTCTGTAGACTTCAGTGCACATATTTGTCATGCATATATAACTGTTGAGGGCACAACGAGAAAAGATAGAGTTCACAATGCATTGAATCGGTCGGGTGGCCCAATCATAAACGCCGCTCTTTCATCGATTATGGGGATATTTATTCTTGCATTTTCATCCTCGTATATATTCAGAAGTTTCTTTAAATTAATGTTTCTCGTCATGGTATTCGGTCTAGGGCATGCGTTATTATTACTTCCGGTGATATTTTCATGGGTTGGACCTGTGACCGAGGAAACACCCTCGTCAGCCGACAACGAGGTTCGTATTCAGACAATAAGTGGGCCAGTAGACAACCAAATCAACGCCAATGGTTCAACGCCTAGGAAACTGCAAAATGGTGATAAGGCTGGATCAATGGAGGACCACAGTCATGACAAAGCGGAACCAGACATGGACAAAAATGGCACCTATCAACCAGTAGAATTACATAGTGTTTCCATGACATTAGACAATAGCTTATCCACAAATGGCCACATAGCTACACATTTATAA